A region from the Aegilops tauschii subsp. strangulata cultivar AL8/78 chromosome 5, Aet v6.0, whole genome shotgun sequence genome encodes:
- the LOC109746078 gene encoding uncharacterized protein, producing the protein MLCLRLRCRALSQLLSSPSSSPISQLRRLLSAAAPVVSPNPSFAVEDYLVSTCGLTRAQALKASAKLSHLKSPSKPDAVLAFLAGLGLPGADVAALVARDPKFLCAGVEAILAPNVVGLTGLGLSRSDIARLVSVAGNHFRCRSMVTNLQYCLCLLGSYENLLSAIKRKSYILSSNVERVIKPNVAVLREFGLGPCDIAKLCHAQPWLLTCNPERVRAMAVCVEGLGVPRRSGMFRHALNAVTFISEEKIAAKLEHLKKTFRWSDAELRIAISKAPMVLNRANEFLQRKSEFLISDLGLEPAYIAHRPVMLLYSLEGRLRPRCYAVKFLKANGLLGPDRDLYSAVALSEKLFIEKYICPHKEAAPCLAEDYADACKGLVPTNFRIT; encoded by the coding sequence ATGCTCTGCCTCCGCCTCCGTTGCCGTGCCCTCTCCCAGCTCCTCtcgtccccctcctcctctcctatctcccagctccgccgcctcctctctgCCGCCGCGCCTGTCGTCTCCCCAAACCCTAGCTTCGCCGTCGAGGATTACCTCGTCTCCACCTGCGGCCTCACCCGAGCGCAGGCCCTCAAGGCGTCCGCGAAGCTCTCCCACCTCAAGTCCCCCTCCAAGCCTGATGCCGTCCTCGCCTTCCTCGCCGGCCTCGGCCTCCCCGGCGCCGACGTGGCCGCCCTCGTCGCCAGGGATCCCAAGTTCCTCTGCGCCGGCGTGGAGGCAATACTGGCCCCCAACGTCGTCGGGCTCACCGGCCTCGGTCTCTCGCGTTCTGACATCGCGCGCCTCGTCTCGGTTGCCGGCAATCACTTCCGCTGTAGATCCATGGTCACCAATCTGCAGTACTGCTTGTGCCTCCTCGGGTCCTACGAGAATCTCCTCTCTGCTATCAAGCGCAAATCCTACATTCTCTCGTCCAACGTCGAGAGGGTTATCAAGCCCAACGTCGCGGTCCTGCGAGAGTTTGGGCTTGGTCCTTGTGATATTGCCAAGCTGTGCCATGCTCAGCCATGGCTCCTCACCTGCAACCCAGAGCGTGTGCGGGCGATGGCAGTGTGCGTCGAAGGTCTGGGTGTACCCCGTAGATCTGGGATGTTCAGGCATGCGCTGAATGCTGTTACATTTATCAGCGAAGAGAAAATCGCCGCCAAATTGGAGCACTTGAAGAAAACGTTCAGGTGGTCGGATGCTGAGCTGCGCATTGCTATTTCTAAGGCTCCAATGGTGCTGAATAGGGCTAACGAGTTTCTGCAGAGAAAGTCAGAGTTCCTGATCTCTGATTTGGGGTTGGAGCCGGCATACATTGCTCATCGCCCGGTAATGCTTTTGTACAGCCTGGAGGGCCGGTTAAGGCCCCGGTGCTACGCTGTGAAGTTTCTTAAGGCAAATGGATTGCTAGGTCCTGATCGAGACTTGTATTCCGCAGTCGCATTGAGTGAGAAGTTATTCATAGAGAAGTACATATGCCCTCACAAGGAAGCTGCACCCTGCTTAGCTGAAGACTATGCTGATGCTTGCAAAGGGCTAGTGCCAACTAATTTCAGAATTACATGA